The window ttcttttaaatGAGAAAGTGGTCGTGAATCTGAATCATATTCACCATTGACTGACAAATAGTTCATGTTCCCATTTAATTATAAGTTTTATTATCATGAGAAGTTGGCAACCACTAACCAACCGTTCACCACAAGGGAAACACattttagaatgaaataaaAGAGGGGGATTCATTCATTGCAGTTTCGTTTGGTTTGAAAAAAGTTGTGCAGAATTGATGTATTGAAATCATGGTACCCACAACAACTATGAAAAGTTCTGCAGTCTTCATTATCAATATACTATATACAATCAAATCAGTTGGTCCAATTGTTTATCATACCTAGTCCCCAAACAGACACAACAATGTTGTTATTTGTGTGACCGTTTCATATGGAAGTGAAACTGGATAATGAAAAGTAGTTGATATCCATGGAAGATTATTGATTCAAAAGATTAATAGAAGACCATGATGAAAGAGGCAAATCTTTCTCAAATTTGATTTAAAGTATTTCAAATAAGTAACAGGCCCGATTTTTATTTGATATCAAACTAGATTAACAAGTATGGATCACTTGATGAATGGATGAAGTTGCTTTGAGATTCAAAACATATACAATCATAGTATACGTTTTCTTAATCTCAAGCTTGAACTTCTGACTAAAGTAAACTTTTCTCTGATGTTATATTCCAAGTTAGTTGTTAGTACATTGATTTCTTCTTGTAATGTGAAACAAATGATTTCTCGAGTACACTGTGAAACATTAATcataaaatggaaagagtacatattatattttcacaaaaaaagcAGAATCAAATGATCTAATCACCGAATAAGAAATGTAAAGGTTTCTAAAGGCATTTCCAAtagtacaaaataatattttctatattccACTCTAgaataattctattatagagtgaaccattggaacAAATCaaactctataatataattacTCTATTCTGGaatgaaatatagagaaaattattaTGTACAATTGGAGATggtttaaaacaatttttagtgTTCATCGTCACTTCGTCCATTGAATGTGCTCAAAAGTTTCGATGAGTCATGCTTTGTGTCCACCGTTGAATGTGCTTCAAAGTTCATCACACTCTGTTGTTTTGTTCCTTTCATTGTGATTTTATATGAAAGTAATTAAAATGCAAGCAACATTTCTTCAATAATAGAAAATTCATGTAAAACTACACAATGGCATGGACTCAGTAGACTTTGTTAACAAGTCTGACCATATAAGCACCTCACTGATTAATATGCTTTCTGAATTTGATATAAAAAGCTGAAAATGAATATACAGGAAAGATATTAATCATCTCATATTTCATTGTGATTTTGCGGAGAAGGTCTGGAAACAGGCTCCATTCCTGCAACGCCTGGACCAGAGAGGATTACTAGATTTGGAAACAAATTGGATGGAATTGATTGAGTCAACATGCCTCCCACCAGTGGGGATTGTGACAACCCAACTAGCCCCCTGGCTCGTCTGGTCGATATGGATAGCACGCAACAACTTGATTTTCAACAACAAGATCGTGACAATAGAGGAAGTTATATCCCGGGCAATCTCTGCAGCAAAGGAGTGGCAAAACGCGCAGggccaagatgaaccaaagaaGACTCCTAAGCGTAAGATAGAGGATGTACCACACTGTGATACTGTTCTTCAAACAGATGCAGCATGGACTGAGACAACAAGAACAGCTGGACTGGGCTGGGCTATCAAAACCGCAAGAGAAACTCAGAGATTCTCAAACTCTACTACCTTTGTCACATCACCACTGATGGCTGAAAGCTTAGCAATGAGGGAAGCGATCAAGAAGAGTAAGGAGCTGGGGATCCGGCGCTTACGGTGCGAATCAGACTTCTCAGAGCTGATTAAAGCTCTCAATTCATCTTCTGAACCTCTGGAGATTTATGGCATAATTTCTGATATTAGAATTGAGGCTAGCTCTTTTGATGTTATTTCGTTTGTTTGGATTCCTAGAGAAAGGAATGTGGAGGCTGATTGCCTAGCAAAAGCGGCGTTACGCCATGTAACAACTGACTCGTTCAGTTAAATGCTATTTAAGTTttaatgaagttgagttccaaaaaaaagaatatacagGAAAGATAAATCGTAGAAGAATCAGATTAGACATTTCTGTCAGACTAGTCTAATCGACCAGGCTATTGTGTTAGGAAAAGTACTTTTAAAAGTACTTTTTACTTTGCTTTATttactttttctctcttttaaaagTTGATATAAAGTTAAACAGAATATTTGAAGTTAGGTGAAAAGAAGTACGGTGCAATTGTACTACATCCACGGAAGGAAAATCCAAAGGGAACAGAACAAATTACCTTTAGCCTTTGTTGTGTTTTGTCATTGTCTTATCACCTTCATCATCCATCTCTTCGTCTTCGCTTTGTCAACCAAAACCAAAGCATTTGCGTGCCTTTCGCCTTTCATCCAGCAAGTCTTTCAATGAATGAAAAATACAGAAcgcataaaatgaaaaaaacaaataaatgtgTTTGAGTGAGCTAATATCTACCATATGAATCATACAactgaaattattattttttatactaCTGATTTTTAAATTTGCTTCAAATTGTTTATTTGTAGATATGGAAATAGAAAAGGTTGATTGAATAATTTCCAAATAATAAAAGATTaaacaaagaagagaaagacGAAAGGCAACTTGGCGACATTTTGCTTCTACACGTAATCACAAACATACCTACTTGTCACGCCAATTATTGTTATATTTTGGGTTTATAtgccaaaaaaatattatgtgaaaaatgttaaatgttatttttgtcAACCTTATCGTTTTATATGTTGTATGATGTATATGATACGACGTTTGCTGTACTTTTGTTCATTTAGTGAGACGAGTGGTCCTTCTCTGATTATTATATTCTGATTCACATCTTTTGGCTGATACTGAAGAGCAACAATGATACACAACTGGTAACTTTATAGCTTGGATCATCGCAATTTTATCATTCACATATGGTATATACAATTTGTTTAACTACATGTAGTAACCACACTGTCCACACAATTTGGTCTCGAAAAGACATGATAACACTCTAGATGGCTAATAAAATTTATGGAtctatttataaatatgaaattatgaACTATGACTACTATTTCTTTTTAAAGTAAAGTAAGATacatattttgaaatatattataacTTTAACCACATGAAAATATACagcatttttaaataataaaatatgggtattagttataatttgattaaaggtggagaataaaaaaaatagattctaCTATTATATAAAGGCGTCATTGGCTTCACCAAACATCACGACCTAAAAAAATCAGAGATTCGAGTTTTCgtactcttctctctctcttaataCGATTCTGATTCTATTTTTCTCACCAACCATTGAAAATTCTCCATAGACCTCTTCTCTTTTTGCTATCCAATTTTATCTGCCATGGGACACGGAACAATGGCGACACCACCGACCACCACCATCACCGCCAAGACGACGCTCGTGTTCACGTACGGTACTCTAAAGAGAGGATTCTCGAACCACGTCCTGATGCAAGATCTGATCCGATCAGGCGACGCATCTTTAAAAGGAGTCTACCAAACGCTAGAGAAATATCCCCTCGTCTGCGGACCATACCGAGTCCCTTTCCTCCTCAACAAGCCTGGAACGGGCCATCGCGTGACGGGAGAGCTTTACGCGGTTTCTCCTCGCGGTCTCTCGCGTCTCGACGAGCTTGAAGGGATCGCTAGGGGACATTACGTGAGGCAACCGATCCGTCTAGCTGCTGCTGAGAAAGAAGGAGGAGATCTGGAAGCAGAGCATGCGACGTCGTCGTGCGTGGTGGAAGCGTATTACGCGCACAAGAGCTACGAGGAGGAGCTGTGGAAGAGGAATGGAGGGAGATCGTTCGGCGCGTACACGGAGAACGAAGCGCGTGGATATGTGAAGCGTAAGGATCGGCCGCAGCATCTTACCTTCTTGGACCATATCCGTATTTTCGTTTCTTCTCCATGTGACTGATTTCGATTATTCCCtctctcatttatttttatttatcttattcTAGGGAAATTAAATAAGAAAGTACAAACGCAAACAACTAGTTTCATCTATTCTAAGGGGTCCCACTTGTTCGTCGTACCCGTACAACGGTTGTTGTTAGTTGTTACCGATGAACATTTGATTAGAGATTCCGTGATTGTTGTCTGGATGTAAACCGTAATATAGTGTCCGGTCAGTCAGTGTACTTTCAGGTTCTGTTTTTAATGTCTCGTATCCGTACGCaatctttgtttgttttcttataaaGCGAATGTGTTGTTTATTTGATTTGCCTCGTCACGCTATGAACTCCTCCAGTGCTAATAGTAATTTATTCGAGCGtgattatttgatttttatcaACAATTTGCATTTTCATATGAATCAGACAATAACATATTCAAAAGATCTCACGTAGTCAAAGCCATTGCCCATGTCACCAAAATCTGCAAAGGAGAAAATTTGTAACATTTTTGTTTGACAATGCTTTAACTAATACATATAACTATAGCCGGTTAGTCCTTTTCTAAACAGTCCCACCAAAAATAAGTCAAAACTAGTTCAGGACGTAACGTAGAATACTACAGAATGGTATTCGTTTATCTATCTTTCGTTAAAGGATGTGTGGGCTAGGTTTAAGTTTTTGGGTGTTTAGATTATAATTCTAACTGTTTAACCAATGAGAGTGATGACTACTAAATTACGGCCCAGCCCAAAATTTGGCTCAGTTTTGGACTTCAAATATGGGCCAAGTCAGTTACTACCCTTAAGACACGGATTTGAGCAAGCATAAAACTAAAAGTATAGTCTTAAAGCCATAGGTTGTTGTACCGTGGGGCCTTTTTCTTGTAGAAAATACCATTGACACCtttaatttaaaacttaaaacctATCCTATCTAAAGAAAGCATAGAGATGGTTTCAAAGTTTaaacaagaagaaaataaaGCAATTGGTTAGATAGTGTTGGATGGAATGATTATGGATAAGACTGGAGTTACCAAACATAGTTAGAGTTTACTTATTTTGGTGGTTACTAATCACTAAGCTGGTTGACTTATTTATCTTTTTGCAACAAACTAAGAGTAGACAACACATGTTGAACATTATTTCAGATTCGTGTTTATGAACATTTGGATGGGTAACCACATTTTCTCTTTCACATTAACTATCTTTAATAGTagatgttttaattttaataatgtttcatttaaaaaCCGCACTTGGATCGGACTAAcgatattttcttttcttttccacATTAACCATCTTTAATAGTAtaggtttttatttaatttaatttaatgattttcattttagttttagttttctcGCTCACCCCTAATCTCACGTTTAAGTGtatgattaataaaaaatatttattgtttaataCGTTATATTTTAGTCATAATCGTTTGCGTTTATATCGTAGGATCGGAATGTGAATCGGAACTTTtgttgtttaaattttattttgtttatataattaattcttTTATTTCGCTTTTATAGGATGAGTGAAGAGTGTGGCCACTCTGGAGACAAAGCCCCACCAACTTCTATCATTCTCTCTGTTGGTTCGTTCATCAATCGCTTCCTTAATCTGATAAACTACATCATTgtgtcctctctctctctctctcttgatctCTACTCAAACATGGCAACCCAGTTTTCATGAGCATAATTTGATTTCTCAAAGCTCCCAAGATTCAAAAGTTTATCACTGTTCAGTTGCAGTCATCACTGATCAGTCTCGTAGTAGCAGGAGCAAACCGGAAGCTATGGCTTCTAAGATTAAGTAAGCTTCTCATTTCTCTCTTCAAAGTTTTGTCTTTTTACGTCCGCTGAAGTTCTCGTCGATTTAAATTCCGATCtggtttttgatatttttttttacttacgAAACAGAGTTTCTCTGAGGCTTATGGTCTAGTAGATCTAACAGGTctgggtttatggtttagtcTCGTGTTTTTAAAATGAATCTATTTGTAGCAGCATAtgatcattattttttattcgtctgattttgtaaaattttaaatattattaagcTGATTCACttgtattttaattatgtttccATGTCCAGTTCTCAGCTCTTGTCTTTATCTTGATCTTTTGTTCTGTTATGCTGAGGAAGAGAGAGACACTTGTTTCTTATTCTGTTTAATCAGTGTGGTTTGCTTAAATTTGATTGATCTTTGAATCAGAAGCgggaaatattatttttttttatctaaaagcTATGTGTTGTTATTCATGATGCTTCTTGTATAGTTATTACTGTGTTATATTTGTAGAGAATCACTGGCTCTGAGATTGTATATGATTTAATGGACAGTGTTGTTGTGTCAAGTGTTACTAATCACTCACTAACATTGACTTTGGACTGTTGAAGTTTCTGTTAAGTGTGTGTTTATAGTATGTGATTTAATGGACTTTTGCCTGATGAGACTTTTGGGTTGTTTTCTGAAGCAGAACTGGTGCATCTGAAACCACTCTGAGCAAATCATCTCCAGGATCTCTGAGAGTGCCTAAACTGACTCGGATCACGACTAGATCTGAACCTAACACTCCTTCACCCACTCAACACTCACGTCTCTCCCTTGACCGCTCTTCCGCTAACTCAAAGCCTTCTTCTGAAAAGAGGTCTCCCAAACTTCCAACTCCACCAGAAGTAAGTGCGTCATCAACAAAACATTATATCTTGAATTTAGAAAGCCTTTTTGATATCCATTCTTGTTGTGTAATGATTGTTGTTTGCAGAAAACTCAAACACGGTCTGTGAAAGGATCAGAATCTCAGCCTCGGTTACTCCAGATGAAGGAAGATCTGAGGAAAGCAAACGAGGTGATAGCATCACTTGAAAACGAAAAAGCTAAAACACTTGAAGAACTCAAACAACTGCGTAAAGACGCTGAAGAGGCCTCAAAGAAGCTTGACGAGGCCTTAAAAGCTCATGAAAAGGCCGAGGAGGATTTCGAAATTTCGAAATTCCAAGCTGTTGAGGCAAGGATAGAGGCAGttcagagaaaagaagaagaaatgaagAAAGAAATCGAGAACGTCAAGAACCAACACGCTTCTGAAGCTTCATCAGCTCTTCTTTCCGCCACCCGGGAGCTGGAGAGAGTCAGTCAAGAGCTGGCGGCAGCTAACGACGCCAAGAGCAAGGTTCAGAGTGAAGCAGATGATGCCACCAAGATGGCTGCTATATACGCGGAGAAAGTGGAGATCTTATCATCTGAGCTGATACGGTTAAAGGCTTTGCTTGATTCGACAAGAGAGAAGGAAACAATCTCCAACAAGGAGATCGCTTCGAAGCTAGGAGCGGAGATAGTGGTCTTGAAAAGAGAGCTTGAGAACGCGAGAGGATTCGAAGAAAAGGTCAATGAGCTAGAGAGTGTCATCGAGAGGCTTAAGGAAGAGTTACAATCTGTAAAGTTGGCGGAGACTTACGCACAGAGCTCAGGTGAAGAGTGGCGTAACAAAGCAGAAGAGTTGGAGGAACAGTTAGAGGAAGCTGAGGAGGTTAAGAGATCTGCATTGGTTTCTTTGGTATCTATGACGAAGCAGCTGGAAGAAAGCAATGGTAGATTGCAGGATATGGAGTCTGAAGTTACTGATCTCAAGGAGAAGATCAGGTTACTGGAGTCGGTGGTTGCTAGGAAGAAGGAGGATCTTGAGGTATCTGAAGAGAGGCTAAGTGTTGCAGAAGAAGAATTATCAAAGGCCGAGAAACTAAAGAATGAGCTTGAAACTGTgaaggaggagaagaatcaGGCGTTAAAGAAAGAGCGAGACGCTGCTTCAAGCGTTCAGATTCTGTTAGAAGAGAAAAGCAAGCTGTTATCAGAGGTGGAGAGATCGAGagaggaagaggagaagagcAAGAAAGCTATGGAGAGTTTAGCTTCAGCGTTGCACGAGGTGTCGTGCGAAGCACGTGAGTTGAGAGATCTGAAGCTTGTCATGAAAGCAACGAGCGATAAGTACGAGGAGATGCTTGAGGAGGCGAGGCAAGAGATCGATGTTCTTGTCAACGCGGTGGAGAAGACCAAGAAGGAGTTCGAGAGCTCGGTGGTGGACTGGGAGACGAGGGAAGCGGGGTTGGTTAGCCACGTGAAGAAGTTTGACGAGGAGGTTTCTTCGATGGGGAAAGAGATGGTTAGGTTGGGGAACCTGGTGAAGAGGACTAAAGAGGAAGCTGACGCGGCGTGGAAGAAAGAGTCAGAGATGAGAGATGGGTTGAAAGAGGTGGAAGACGAGGTGGTTTATCTTCAGGAGACTCTAAGGGAAGAGAGAGCTGAGAGGTTGAAACTGAATGAGAAGATGTTGGATAAAGAAACTGAGTTTCAGAGCGTTGTTCGTGAGAATGATTTGTTGAGAGTGAAGCAGGAGGGTTCTTTGAAGAGGATTGATGAGTTAGAGGAAGCATTGGCTAAGAAACATAGAGGTGAGGTCAGTGAGAGCGAGAAGGAGTATGA is drawn from Brassica rapa cultivar Chiifu-401-42 chromosome A05, CAAS_Brap_v3.01, whole genome shotgun sequence and contains these coding sequences:
- the LOC103870881 gene encoding putative gamma-glutamylcyclotransferase At3g02910, encoding MGHGTMATPPTTTITAKTTLVFTYGTLKRGFSNHVLMQDLIRSGDASLKGVYQTLEKYPLVCGPYRVPFLLNKPGTGHRVTGELYAVSPRGLSRLDELEGIARGHYVRQPIRLAAAEKEGGDLEAEHATSSCVVEAYYAHKSYEEELWKRNGGRSFGAYTENEARGYVKRKDRPQHLTFLDHIRIFVSSPCD
- the LOC103870880 gene encoding WEB family protein At3g02930, chloroplastic isoform X2, producing MASKIKTGASETTLSKSSPGSLRVPKLTRITTRSEPNTPSPTQHSRLSLDRSSANSKPSSEKRSPKLPTPPEKTQTRSVKGSESQPRLLQMKEDLRKANEVIASLENEKAKTLEELKQLRKDAEEASKKLDEALKAHEKAEEDFEISKFQAVEARIEAVQRKEEEMKKEIENVKNQHASEASSALLSATRELERVSQELAAANDAKSKVQSEADDATKMAAIYAEKVEILSSELIRLKALLDSTREKETISNKEIASKLGAEIVVLKRELENARGFEEKVNELESVIERLKEELQSVKLAETYAQSSGEEWRNKAEELEEQLEEAEEVKRSALVSLVSMTKQLEESNGRLQDMESEVTDLKEKIRLLESVVARKKEDLEVSEERLSVAEEELSKAEKLKNELETVKEEKNQALKKERDAASSVQILLEEKSKLLSEVERSREEEEKSKKAMESLASALHEVSCEARELRDLKLVMKATSDKYEEMLEEARQEIDVLVNAVEKTKKEFESSVVDWETREAGLVSHVKKFDEEVSSMGKEMVRLGNLVKRTKEEADAAWKKESEMRDGLKEVEDEVVYLQETLREERAERLKLNEKMLDKETEFQSVVRENDLLRVKQEGSLKRIDELEEALAKKHRGEVSESEKEYDLLPNVVEFSEENGHRSGAEEKKDDSRVEVEFKMWESCEIEKKEAFHKGKEDPKEEVEDEREKTSPENMKESREEQVVNEEKEKKVKKKTLFGKVGNLLKKKGAPVNQR
- the LOC103870880 gene encoding WEB family protein At3g02930, chloroplastic isoform X1: MASKINRTGASETTLSKSSPGSLRVPKLTRITTRSEPNTPSPTQHSRLSLDRSSANSKPSSEKRSPKLPTPPEKTQTRSVKGSESQPRLLQMKEDLRKANEVIASLENEKAKTLEELKQLRKDAEEASKKLDEALKAHEKAEEDFEISKFQAVEARIEAVQRKEEEMKKEIENVKNQHASEASSALLSATRELERVSQELAAANDAKSKVQSEADDATKMAAIYAEKVEILSSELIRLKALLDSTREKETISNKEIASKLGAEIVVLKRELENARGFEEKVNELESVIERLKEELQSVKLAETYAQSSGEEWRNKAEELEEQLEEAEEVKRSALVSLVSMTKQLEESNGRLQDMESEVTDLKEKIRLLESVVARKKEDLEVSEERLSVAEEELSKAEKLKNELETVKEEKNQALKKERDAASSVQILLEEKSKLLSEVERSREEEEKSKKAMESLASALHEVSCEARELRDLKLVMKATSDKYEEMLEEARQEIDVLVNAVEKTKKEFESSVVDWETREAGLVSHVKKFDEEVSSMGKEMVRLGNLVKRTKEEADAAWKKESEMRDGLKEVEDEVVYLQETLREERAERLKLNEKMLDKETEFQSVVRENDLLRVKQEGSLKRIDELEEALAKKHRGEVSESEKEYDLLPNVVEFSEENGHRSGAEEKKDDSRVEVEFKMWESCEIEKKEAFHKGKEDPKEEVEDEREKTSPENMKESREEQVVNEEKEKKVKKKTLFGKVGNLLKKKGAPVNQR
- the LOC103870880 gene encoding WEB family protein At3g02930, chloroplastic isoform X3, whose product is MKEDLRKANEVIASLENEKAKTLEELKQLRKDAEEASKKLDEALKAHEKAEEDFEISKFQAVEARIEAVQRKEEEMKKEIENVKNQHASEASSALLSATRELERVSQELAAANDAKSKVQSEADDATKMAAIYAEKVEILSSELIRLKALLDSTREKETISNKEIASKLGAEIVVLKRELENARGFEEKVNELESVIERLKEELQSVKLAETYAQSSGEEWRNKAEELEEQLEEAEEVKRSALVSLVSMTKQLEESNGRLQDMESEVTDLKEKIRLLESVVARKKEDLEVSEERLSVAEEELSKAEKLKNELETVKEEKNQALKKERDAASSVQILLEEKSKLLSEVERSREEEEKSKKAMESLASALHEVSCEARELRDLKLVMKATSDKYEEMLEEARQEIDVLVNAVEKTKKEFESSVVDWETREAGLVSHVKKFDEEVSSMGKEMVRLGNLVKRTKEEADAAWKKESEMRDGLKEVEDEVVYLQETLREERAERLKLNEKMLDKETEFQSVVRENDLLRVKQEGSLKRIDELEEALAKKHRGEVSESEKEYDLLPNVVEFSEENGHRSGAEEKKDDSRVEVEFKMWESCEIEKKEAFHKGKEDPKEEVEDEREKTSPENMKESREEQVVNEEKEKKVKKKTLFGKVGNLLKKKGAPVNQR
- the LOC103870904 gene encoding uncharacterized protein LOC103870904; translated protein: MELIESTCLPPVGIVTTQLAPWLVWSIWIARNNLIFNNKIVTIEEVISRAISAAKEWQNAQGQDEPKKTPKRKIEDVPHCDTVLQTDAAWTETTRTAGLGWAIKTARETQRFSNSTTFVTSPLMAESLAMREAIKKSKELGIRRLRCESDFSELIKALNSSSEPLEIYGIISDIRIEASSFDVISFVWIPRERNVEADCLAKAALRHVTTDSFS